A window of Thermodesulfobacteriota bacterium genomic DNA:
CGGAGATACTTTTGAAATACCAGACGGAGCAGTTCATCTAGCCGAGTCACCGCTTTGCATGAATCAGGCATTTAGATATAAATCCAACGTTTATGGTCTGCAGTTTCACCTGGAAGTTACTCCACAGATGATCTGGGAATGGCTGGAAGTACCCGAGAATAAAATGGAGATAGATTCCCTCGAAGGAACCATCGACCCACAACATATAAGGAGTCAAACTCCCCGGTTCATAAACCGGTTGAACAGATTGGCTGAGAATGTGTTCAACGAGTTTTGTGACTTAATCAGGAATTAGAAATAAAAGTAGGGACACAGCATGCTGTGCCCCTACTTAAAATAATTTCTCCAAGTCTTCCATTTTCACATCCTCAAGGCTTCTTACCACCATATCCGCTTGGGAAAGCCTTTCCGCCGAATAGGAGTTTGTAACGGCTAAACATTTCATTCCGGCAGCACGGGCCGCCTTGATTCCGGCAATAGAATCCTCTATGACCAGGCACTCGTCCGGTTTAATTCCTGGCTCTGGTCTTGAATTATCGTTGATCCGTTCGAGTGCCTTAATAAACACATCGGGAGCCGGTTTGCAATTTTCCACATCCTCGGCACTGGTTATCACGCAGAACATCCCTTTTATTCCGGCATGGTCGAGTATAAATTCTATCTCGTGCCTGAGCGCCCCGGATCCGATGGCCAGTCTGTATCTTTGAGCGGTATTCCGCACAAAATCCGTAACCCCGGGAAGAATTACGATTTCTTCCTTTATGAGCCGGTCATAGTAATTTGATTTCCGAGCCATCAAATTCTCGATTACCTTCTGGTCAAAATCCCTACCCTTATCCTTTAGTGCAGTCCTGAAAAAAGTCTTGTCATCGAGAGCCAGATACTTGTCGTAGTATTCTTGTCGGGAAAGGCTCAACCCCTCCTCGCCCAGAACCTCCTGAAATGCCCTCATATGAACAGGCTCCGCATCGGCGATAACCCCATCAAAGTCAAAAATTAAGGCTCTTAGCATGGCTCGATAAGCTCTCCTTTCTCTCTTCGCACGTTTGGTAAAAATTAGAAATAATAGTATATAATCATACCTAGCCCACTTTTCAAATCTTTTTTAACATCGCCAGATCAGGAGATATCCCCACTAAACTAATGACCATCCAGGAAAAAGCCCTATCTCCAATACAATAATATCTTCTTCCTGCGTGAAAATAGTATTAGCGGGAACTTTTAACTAGACACATACATCTATATTTCGCAAGAACAAAATTAAGGAGGTAAAAGACGATGAAAAAGAAAAGCATGCTTTTGTACCTTTCGCTGGGGTTAATCATTATTCTCTCGTTCTCGTTTTCCGCTTCAGCAGGGCCACGCAACGACTTCTGGACCGACTCTGGTGCTTACTATGACTTTTATCTCGACTGGATGTATCCAAAAAGAAACGTCGGCCCCGTTCCTGCTCCGGCTGTTGCAAAACCGGTAACAGGAAAGGTTGTACCCCGTACTGATTTCTACACCGACTCAGGTGCATATTATGATTTCTATCTCGACTGGATGTACCCCAAGGGACAAAATAGACCTGCCAATATCGCATCGAAGACTTTAACAGCTAAAGCCAATCCCCGTACCGACTTTGATGGGCCCGGTGATTCCGGCGCATACTATGACTTTTATCTCGACTGGATGTCTCCGAGACTAAACAATACTAAAGTAATAAAATCCCTGACACGGAATCGAGGCATCAAACCTGAAAGAGAAACCTAGGCCAAGCGTAGCTTTTAGGCTGCTTGAATATGCGAGTTAATGGAATATGCCCACTCTTAGAATTAAAACAGGATTCACCCAATCGTCCCGCGTGTAGGATAAGAGAGCCCTCCTACTGGAAGGTGGAGGCTCTTCTCTACCTGATTTTCTTTGCTCTTTAGTCCAAAGCACTAGAACTCCAAATCCACCTTAAAGGTATCGGCGAACCTGGTCAATACGTTAAAAACTCCGATCACCATGGTAAGCTCGGCGATTTGTGAGTCGTTGAAATATTTTCGGAGTTGATTAATCGATTCGTCGCTCGCCGCGAGGAGGCGCTGGAAATAATAGAAAAAGCAATTAACGACCTTCCGGAAAATTATAGAATCGTTCTTTACCTGAGAGACGTCGAGGATAAATCCAGTGACGAGGTAGCAAATATTCTAGGAATTTCCGTCGGCACGGTAAAGTCAAGGCTACACCGGGCTAGGCTTTTCTTGAGAGATAAACTATCAGACTATTTTTATGAATGGAGAGGGTAAACAGATGGCTTTATGTAAAGACATATTAAGGAGTTCATAAGTATCTAGACATAGATCATGCGGCATAACGGGTTGTGTCGGATTGAAAGAATCTGCGAACATGCTCTGGATTTTTCTGGAGGTAACCGAGTCTAGACTCCACCCGAGAACGGAGGTCTTTCACATTGGTGATCAGCGATCTTCTGACACCGT
This region includes:
- a CDS encoding HAD family phosphatase, which codes for MLRALIFDFDGVIADAEPVHMRAFQEVLGEEGLSLSRQEYYDKYLALDDKTFFRTALKDKGRDFDQKVIENLMARKSNYYDRLIKEEIVILPGVTDFVRNTAQRYRLAIGSGALRHEIEFILDHAGIKGMFCVITSAEDVENCKPAPDVFIKALERINDNSRPEPGIKPDECLVIEDSIAGIKAARAAGMKCLAVTNSYSAERLSQADMVVRSLEDVKMEDLEKLF
- a CDS encoding sigma-70 family RNA polymerase sigma factor, which encodes MINRFVARREEALEIIEKAINDLPENYRIVLYLRDVEDKSSDEVANILGISVGTVKSRLHRARLFLRDKLSDYFYEWRG
- a CDS encoding transposase, yielding NHPTHKAKLVKAFEKRAKGKLRLFYLPPYSPELNPDEYVWNDVKSNGVRRSLITNVKDLRSRVESRLGYLQKNPEHVRRFFQSDTTRYAA